In the genome of Verrucomicrobiia bacterium, one region contains:
- a CDS encoding ABC transporter permease subunit encodes MKFLPIVERELLIAARGPAAYRWRTGVAAAGLAFVALIAGLQSARGIPAPAQGMAMFRALILLSTLYAFLASVAVTADCISREKREGTLGLLFLTDLRGWDIILGKLAANSLNTIYGLLGLLPLLALPILMGGVSIAAGVGATVAVVNLLFVSLSLGICVSSLSWDERRATFAALTVGLVLLVGPLLLAGLGTYFGQPSTHAWLVAGLSPIYPLISGISLTGANAAPIALLPSHLLGWALLAMASLLAQSTWQSRGDAGARRTVDDRVFTPRHPAARAGHRRRTLDVHPLVWLLERHPGKRFYADGLVLAIVLIWAWGFRTYGTDMFGGPTWFLIVPLAFTVHLILTSWVVAESSMRLLEDRRSGALELLLCTALTDRDLIRGHRLALRRLFLRPVLLLAAAEVFVAFTGFGTSDDAAAQNGRWLMLAMASAILLDTHALSWIALRLATSLSSVNRVGLVALAITPFGPALLAALTITLVSLFTRGGSLVSFPTGLAIWFGWVVVVDLVVGWGLCRSSLLRGFRETVCHAEHRANTTA; translated from the coding sequence ATGAAGTTCCTTCCCATCGTCGAGCGTGAACTCCTCATCGCCGCCCGCGGCCCCGCCGCCTACCGCTGGCGCACCGGCGTCGCCGCCGCCGGACTCGCCTTCGTCGCCCTCATCGCCGGCCTTCAGTCCGCCCGCGGCATCCCCGCCCCCGCCCAGGGCATGGCCATGTTCCGCGCCCTCATCCTCCTCTCCACCCTCTACGCCTTCCTCGCCAGCGTCGCCGTCACCGCCGACTGCATCAGCCGCGAAAAACGCGAAGGCACCCTCGGCCTCCTCTTTCTCACCGACCTTCGCGGCTGGGACATCATCCTCGGCAAGCTCGCCGCCAATTCCCTCAACACCATCTACGGCCTGCTCGGTCTCCTCCCCCTCCTCGCCCTCCCCATCCTCATGGGCGGCGTCTCCATCGCCGCCGGCGTCGGCGCCACCGTCGCCGTCGTCAACCTCCTCTTCGTCTCTCTCAGCCTCGGCATCTGCGTCTCCTCCCTGAGCTGGGACGAACGCCGCGCCACCTTCGCCGCCCTCACCGTCGGTCTCGTCCTCCTCGTCGGCCCCCTCCTCCTCGCCGGGCTGGGCACCTACTTCGGCCAGCCCTCCACCCATGCCTGGCTCGTCGCCGGCCTCAGCCCCATTTACCCCCTGATCTCCGGCATCTCCCTCACCGGCGCCAACGCGGCTCCGATCGCCCTTCTCCCCTCCCACCTCCTCGGCTGGGCCCTCCTCGCCATGGCCAGCCTGCTCGCCCAATCCACCTGGCAAAGCCGCGGCGACGCCGGCGCCCGCCGCACCGTGGATGACCGCGTCTTCACCCCGCGCCATCCCGCCGCCCGGGCCGGTCACCGCCGCCGCACCCTCGACGTTCACCCGCTCGTCTGGCTCCTCGAACGGCACCCCGGCAAACGCTTCTACGCCGACGGTCTCGTCCTCGCCATCGTCCTCATCTGGGCCTGGGGATTCCGGACCTACGGCACCGACATGTTCGGCGGCCCCACCTGGTTCCTCATCGTCCCCCTCGCCTTCACCGTCCACCTCATCCTCACCTCCTGGGTGGTCGCCGAATCGTCCATGCGCCTCCTCGAAGACCGCCGCTCCGGCGCCCTCGAACTCCTCCTCTGCACCGCCCTCACCGACCGCGATCTCATCCGCGGCCATCGGCTCGCCCTCCGCCGCCTCTTCCTCCGTCCCGTCCTCCTCCTCGCCGCCGCCGAGGTCTTCGTCGCCTTCACCGGGTTCGGCACCTCGGACGACGCAGCCGCCCAGAACGGACGCTGGCTCATGCTGGCCATGGCCTCGGCCATCCTGCTCGACACCCATGCACTCTCCTGGATCGCCCTCCGCCTCGCCACTTCCCTCTCCAGCGTGAACCGCGTCGGGCTCGTCGCCCTCGCCATCACCCCCTTCGGCCCCGCCCTCCTCGCCGCCCTCACCATCACCCTCGTCTCCCTCTTCACCCGCGGCGGTTCCCTCGTCTCCTTCCCCACCGGCCTCGCCATCTGGTTCGGCTGGGTCGTCGTCGTCGATCTCGTCGTCGGCTGGGGACTCTGCCGCTCCTCCCTCCTCCGCGGCTTCCGCGAAACCGTCTGCCACGCCGAACACCGCGCCAACACCACCGCCTGA
- a CDS encoding ABC transporter permease subunit, translating into MKALPIVDRELRSAARRRGTHGGRCTAAALGLVTASVLLWATGHEEPTTQAHVVFFALSALALLLALLGGVLGTADSVSGEKRNETLGLLFLTPLRSHDVVLGKLVAHSVRWLDALVALLPVLALPLLLGGIAPGVVAAIALTLLNTLFLSLALGLLASVLARDARAAVGGTLGVLAFLTLALPLVRWGLVEWLSPASTPLSNTRAAPSFRWLLWPNPFTPFLASMEWMRRGTAPPGILWTSLAIQHALAWSALVAACLALPRIWRHGTEPAPQPGPATHPSPDLEALRARRSPVLNRDPFAWLILRDPVPTGIVWTGLAVLAFLWASGLAELGREWLQGSLGLAAFFLAALWLKAVLATVATRHLHEHRHNGALELLLCTPLHVEGLLRGHRHGLERWIAAPLGAVLAAGALLFAVGCTLEASHATRWELAFLFVVLAATLILDLHTLARVGMTLGLRSRRYISALAGTVAAVLALPWLLFLLGLVGWLFWNEAFPHPTRSSPGPYSLVGAWAVTSAAVNTLLLLWTHRRLPQALREFAVGRYAEARHTVEIPIPVRSVPSTPA; encoded by the coding sequence TTGAAGGCGCTCCCCATCGTCGATCGCGAACTCCGCAGCGCCGCCCGGCGCCGCGGCACCCACGGTGGCCGCTGCACCGCCGCCGCCCTCGGCCTCGTCACCGCCTCCGTCCTCCTCTGGGCCACCGGCCACGAGGAACCCACCACCCAGGCCCATGTGGTCTTCTTCGCCCTCTCCGCCCTCGCCCTGCTGCTCGCCCTCCTCGGCGGCGTCCTAGGCACCGCCGACTCCGTGAGCGGGGAGAAACGCAACGAAACCCTCGGGCTCCTCTTCCTCACCCCCCTCCGCAGCCACGATGTCGTCCTGGGCAAACTCGTCGCCCACTCCGTCCGCTGGCTCGATGCCCTCGTCGCCCTCCTCCCCGTCCTCGCCCTGCCCCTCCTCCTCGGCGGCATCGCCCCCGGCGTCGTCGCTGCCATCGCCCTCACCCTCCTCAATACCCTCTTCCTCTCCCTTGCCCTCGGCCTGCTCGCCAGTGTCCTCGCCCGCGACGCCCGCGCCGCGGTGGGCGGCACCCTCGGCGTCCTCGCCTTCCTCACCCTCGCACTCCCTCTCGTCCGCTGGGGCCTCGTCGAATGGCTCAGCCCCGCGTCCACCCCCCTTTCAAACACCCGCGCCGCCCCCTCCTTCCGCTGGCTCCTCTGGCCAAACCCCTTCACGCCGTTCCTGGCCTCCATGGAATGGATGCGGCGCGGGACCGCACCTCCCGGAATCCTCTGGACCAGCCTCGCCATCCAGCATGCCCTCGCCTGGTCGGCTCTCGTCGCCGCCTGCCTCGCCCTGCCCCGCATCTGGCGCCATGGCACCGAACCCGCACCCCAACCCGGCCCCGCCACCCATCCCTCCCCCGACCTCGAGGCACTCCGCGCCCGCCGCAGTCCGGTCCTCAATCGCGACCCCTTCGCCTGGCTCATCCTTCGCGATCCCGTCCCGACCGGCATCGTCTGGACCGGTCTCGCCGTCCTCGCCTTCCTCTGGGCCTCGGGCCTGGCCGAACTCGGACGCGAATGGCTCCAGGGCAGCCTCGGCCTGGCCGCCTTCTTCCTCGCGGCGCTCTGGCTCAAGGCCGTTCTCGCGACCGTCGCCACCCGGCACCTCCACGAACACCGCCACAACGGCGCCCTCGAACTCCTCCTCTGCACCCCCCTGCACGTCGAAGGACTCCTTCGCGGACACCGGCACGGACTCGAACGCTGGATCGCCGCGCCGCTCGGCGCCGTGCTCGCCGCAGGCGCCCTCCTCTTCGCGGTCGGCTGCACCCTGGAAGCCTCCCACGCCACCCGGTGGGAACTGGCTTTCCTATTCGTCGTCCTCGCGGCAACCCTGATCCTCGACCTGCACACCCTCGCCCGCGTCGGCATGACCCTCGGCCTCCGTTCCCGTCGTTACATCAGCGCCCTGGCCGGAACGGTCGCCGCCGTTCTCGCCCTCCCCTGGTTGCTCTTCCTCCTCGGTCTCGTCGGGTGGCTGTTCTGGAACGAGGCCTTCCCCCACCCCACCCGCTCCTCCCCGGGCCCGTATTCCCTCGTCGGCGCCTGGGCCGTCACCAGCGCCGCCGTGAACACCTTACTTCTCCTCTGGACGCACCGCCGCCTGCCGCAAGCCTTGCGCGAATTCGCCGTGGGCCGGTATGCAGAAGCCCGGCACACGGTGGAAATCCCGATCCCAGTCCGATCCGTTCCTTCCACCCCGGCCTGA
- a CDS encoding glycosyltransferase, translating to MTVSIVIPAFNEERLLPRTLAAVRDALPAFTDRGWNHEVVVCDNNSSDRTPDLARASGARVVFEPVNQIGRARNAGAAAACGDWLLFLDADSIPTRALFEDAANAIASGDVLFAGAVVRLDENLPPIESVLVGCWNLASRLFRWMAGSFILVEAAAFREVGGFHPDLYAAEELDLSRRLKALARRRRKRTIILTRHPLVSSARRLKLYPRRYLLRFFARGLLRPLSTPRDREACAMWYDGRR from the coding sequence ATGACCGTCTCCATCGTCATTCCCGCCTTCAACGAGGAGCGCCTCCTGCCCCGCACCCTCGCCGCCGTCCGCGACGCCCTCCCCGCCTTCACGGATCGCGGCTGGAACCACGAGGTGGTGGTCTGCGACAACAACTCCTCCGATCGCACCCCCGACCTCGCCCGCGCCTCCGGCGCCCGGGTCGTCTTCGAACCCGTCAATCAGATCGGCCGGGCCCGCAATGCCGGCGCCGCCGCCGCATGCGGCGACTGGCTCCTCTTCCTCGATGCCGATTCGATCCCCACCCGGGCCCTCTTCGAAGACGCCGCCAACGCCATCGCCTCGGGCGATGTGCTCTTCGCCGGCGCTGTGGTCCGCCTCGACGAAAACCTCCCCCCCATCGAGTCTGTCCTCGTCGGCTGCTGGAATCTCGCCAGCCGTCTCTTCCGCTGGATGGCCGGCTCGTTCATCCTGGTCGAAGCCGCCGCCTTCCGGGAGGTGGGCGGATTCCATCCCGACCTCTACGCCGCCGAGGAACTGGACCTCAGCCGCCGCCTCAAAGCCCTCGCCCGGCGCCGCCGCAAACGGACCATCATCCTCACCCGCCATCCCCTGGTCAGCTCCGCCCGCCGCCTCAAACTCTATCCCCGCCGGTACCTGCTCCGCTTCTTCGCCCGCGGACTGCTCCGCCCGCTGTCCACCCCGCGCGACCGCGAAGCCTGCGCCATGTGGTACGACGGACGACGCTGA
- a CDS encoding fused MFS/spermidine synthase yields the protein MTPSSPLTAPSPSPAWRLPFLGTLLLASGACGLIYQTAWLREFRLIFGGATPATAAVLAVFMGGLGLGGWWFGRRAERSPNLLRLYAGLELGIAATVAISPFLLDLVRAVYLKTGGVLILGPTGASLAHLLLTVVVIGLPCVLLGGNLPPAVKWVESDADPQRGALGVVYGCNAMGAVLGVLLATFWALENLGTRSTLWISAALNAVLGLVALAVARRDPGEPRQAPAPVEWQPRILPPKAPPRFVYAAAALTGFIFFLIELVWFRMLTPLLGGTVYCFGLILAMVLFGIALGGWLYRARIASVPGRVNLGTLAVLATLQAAVIALPWALGDRWAVTSFHLLQLRSLGFSGLTFGWAVTVAGVVLAPAILAGMQFPLLVGLLGEGRRDAARQVGAAYAANTAGAIAGSLLGGFLLLPWLSAPGCWRLAVALTLILGFVALLLWERPWATLPLAATLASGVAAVALGFHAMGPTAVWRHTALGYGVILNLPPAPAELEDQMRAHRRHLAAEYEGRESSIAIARGDEGWILFSNGKPDGSALSDAGTQIMLGLISAIQHPDPRSAFVIGLGTGTSAGWIGDVPGMERVDVVELEPAVVQAAATFFGPVNRDALLQTNLHVTLGDAREVLLATRRSYDLIVSEPPNPYRAGVASLFTREYYQAVRQRLNPGGIFSQWLQGYQLSNESVQIVYATLLSVFPYVETWVTQANDLAFVCHLELPAYPLAHITERLRQPLFAEATGRAWLSGTVEGFFSHYLAGPETARRMAASAVTLNTDDRNVLEYGLARNQLGEAGFRYQELLAESIAAIDDLPPHLRTALHPDRVLESRFYFLTQDRTVSDLPPGAEGAVLQRSRAILAWAQHRHDEVISLWTGPITSPAEQIMLAVSAARASTPEHAQPLLDDLARNWPAEAQIATAWLAFRHSDPSEAVEHLVHAFNLMRTHPWVTGDSLSSVVDLTAQLAPNRPQDAERLLQAWSTPLSVGLLARSAPTIWYRLSTVLPPARQLEVLDAIGPDFPWTRDFLNHRRSVLESIDHPFAAQARRDHERYLRQEGRLLADILPPLPFGP from the coding sequence ATGACCCCCTCCTCCCCGCTGACCGCGCCCTCGCCTTCACCCGCCTGGCGCCTCCCCTTCCTGGGCACCCTCCTGCTGGCGTCAGGCGCCTGCGGTCTGATCTATCAGACCGCCTGGCTTCGCGAGTTCCGCCTCATCTTCGGCGGCGCCACACCCGCCACCGCGGCCGTCCTTGCCGTCTTCATGGGCGGCCTCGGCCTGGGGGGCTGGTGGTTCGGCCGCCGCGCCGAACGGTCCCCCAACCTCCTTCGCCTCTACGCCGGCCTGGAACTGGGCATCGCCGCGACCGTCGCCATTTCCCCCTTCCTGCTCGACCTCGTTCGGGCCGTGTACCTGAAGACCGGCGGCGTGCTGATCCTGGGCCCGACCGGCGCGTCGTTGGCGCACCTGCTCCTGACCGTCGTGGTCATCGGCCTCCCCTGCGTCCTCCTGGGCGGCAACCTGCCGCCCGCGGTGAAGTGGGTCGAATCCGATGCCGATCCGCAGCGGGGCGCGCTCGGAGTGGTGTACGGCTGCAACGCCATGGGAGCCGTCCTCGGCGTCCTCCTCGCCACCTTCTGGGCCCTCGAAAATCTCGGCACCCGCTCCACCCTCTGGATCTCCGCCGCCCTCAATGCCGTCCTCGGCCTGGTCGCCCTCGCCGTCGCCCGCCGCGACCCCGGCGAACCGCGCCAGGCCCCCGCCCCCGTCGAATGGCAGCCCCGCATCCTCCCGCCCAAGGCTCCGCCCCGCTTCGTCTATGCCGCGGCGGCCCTCACCGGCTTCATCTTCTTCCTCATCGAGCTGGTCTGGTTCCGGATGCTGACTCCGTTGCTGGGCGGGACGGTGTACTGCTTCGGCCTGATTCTCGCGATGGTCCTGTTCGGCATCGCCCTCGGCGGCTGGCTCTACCGCGCCCGCATCGCGTCCGTCCCGGGACGCGTGAACCTCGGAACCCTCGCCGTCCTGGCCACCCTCCAGGCCGCCGTGATCGCCCTGCCCTGGGCCCTCGGCGACCGCTGGGCGGTCACCTCCTTTCACCTCCTCCAACTGAGGTCCCTCGGCTTCAGCGGACTGACCTTCGGCTGGGCCGTCACCGTGGCGGGTGTGGTGCTGGCGCCGGCCATCCTCGCCGGAATGCAGTTCCCGCTCCTCGTGGGACTGCTCGGCGAAGGACGCCGCGACGCCGCCCGGCAAGTCGGCGCCGCCTATGCCGCCAACACCGCCGGCGCCATCGCCGGCTCCCTGCTGGGCGGGTTCCTTCTCCTGCCCTGGCTCTCCGCCCCCGGCTGCTGGCGGCTCGCCGTGGCGCTCACCCTCATCCTCGGGTTCGTCGCCCTCCTCCTGTGGGAACGTCCCTGGGCGACCCTCCCGCTCGCCGCCACCCTCGCCAGCGGCGTGGCTGCCGTGGCCCTCGGTTTCCATGCCATGGGCCCCACCGCCGTCTGGCGCCACACCGCGCTCGGTTACGGCGTCATTCTCAACCTCCCGCCCGCCCCGGCCGAACTCGAAGACCAGATGCGTGCCCACCGCCGCCACCTCGCCGCCGAGTACGAGGGCCGCGAATCCAGCATCGCCATCGCCCGCGGCGACGAGGGCTGGATCCTCTTCTCCAACGGCAAACCCGACGGCTCGGCCCTCTCGGATGCCGGCACCCAGATCATGCTCGGCCTGATCAGCGCCATCCAGCATCCGGACCCCCGCTCCGCCTTCGTCATCGGCCTCGGCACCGGCACTTCCGCCGGCTGGATCGGCGACGTCCCGGGCATGGAACGGGTGGACGTGGTGGAACTCGAGCCCGCCGTCGTCCAGGCGGCCGCCACGTTCTTCGGCCCCGTCAATCGCGACGCCCTCCTCCAGACCAACCTCCACGTCACCCTCGGCGATGCCCGCGAAGTCCTCCTCGCCACCCGCCGCTCCTACGACCTCATCGTCTCCGAACCGCCCAACCCCTACCGCGCCGGCGTGGCCAGCCTCTTCACCCGGGAATACTACCAGGCCGTCCGCCAGCGCCTGAATCCCGGCGGGATCTTCAGCCAGTGGCTCCAGGGCTACCAGCTCTCCAACGAGTCGGTGCAGATCGTCTATGCCACCCTCCTGTCGGTCTTCCCCTATGTCGAAACCTGGGTCACCCAGGCCAACGACCTCGCCTTTGTCTGCCACCTCGAACTCCCCGCCTATCCCCTCGCCCACATCACCGAGCGCCTCCGCCAGCCCCTCTTCGCCGAGGCCACCGGCCGCGCCTGGCTCTCCGGTACCGTCGAGGGTTTCTTCAGCCATTACCTCGCCGGACCCGAAACCGCCCGCCGCATGGCCGCCAGCGCCGTCACCCTCAACACCGACGACCGCAACGTCCTCGAATACGGCCTCGCCCGGAACCAGCTCGGCGAAGCCGGCTTCCGCTACCAGGAACTCCTCGCCGAATCCATCGCCGCCATCGACGACCTCCCGCCCCACCTCCGTACCGCCCTCCATCCCGACCGCGTCCTCGAATCCCGCTTCTACTTCCTCACCCAGGACCGCACCGTCTCAGACCTCCCGCCCGGCGCCGAAGGCGCGGTCCTCCAGCGTTCCCGCGCCATCCTCGCCTGGGCCCAACACCGCCACGACGAGGTGATCTCCCTCTGGACCGGACCCATCACCTCGCCCGCCGAACAAATCATGCTCGCCGTCTCCGCCGCCCGCGCCAGCACCCCCGAACACGCCCAACCCCTCCTCGACGACCTCGCCCGCAACTGGCCCGCCGAAGCCCAGATCGCCACCGCCTGGCTGGCCTTCCGCCACAGCGACCCCTCCGAGGCCGTCGAACATCTCGTCCACGCCTTCAACCTCATGCGAACCCACCCCTGGGTCACCGGCGATTCCCTCTCCAGCGTCGTCGATCTCACCGCCCAACTCGCCCCCAACCGGCCCCAGGACGCCGAACGCCTCCTCCAGGCCTGGTCCACCCCGCTTTCCGTCGGCCTCCTCGCCCGCTCCGCCCCCACCATCTGGTACCGCCTCTCCACCGTCCTGCCCCCCGCCCGCCAGCTCGAAGTCCTCGACGCCATCGGTCCCGATTTCCCCTGGACCCGCGACTTCCTCAACCATCGCCGCTCCGTCCTCGAATCCATCGACCACCCCTTTGCCGCCCAGGCGCGTCGCGACCACGAACGTTACCTGCGCCAGGAAGGCCGCCTCCTCGCCGACATCCTCCCCCCGCTCCCCTTCGGTCCATGA